Proteins co-encoded in one Halococcoides cellulosivorans genomic window:
- a CDS encoding DNA topoisomerase IV subunit A: MSSTPTPETSARERLLALADEFYDQFDSGDVPTMELPTRTKTNIEYDEDERVWVYGDRTSTRSAKTVSGAQKLLKVIYTIDFLADQLDQDRSSTLRELYYLSESWELDPAQFTSQDESNQLIEDLEIVSDVRREEFHMRPEESGAKVMGPLRLREQTNRGDREIHCQHDVGQGGYQIPNDPDTIEFLDNDAAFVLCVETGGMRDRLVENGFDDEYDALVVHLGGQPARATRRLTKRLHDELGLEVVVFTDGDPWSYRIYGSVAYGSIKSAHLSKHLATPDAQFVGVQPEDIVEYDLPTDPLADSDINALQSELDDPRFQSDYWEEQIELQLEIDKKSEQQALASYGLDFVTDTYLPERLSAMGVV; encoded by the coding sequence ATGTCGAGTACACCAACCCCCGAGACGAGTGCCCGCGAGCGCCTCCTCGCGCTCGCTGACGAGTTCTACGACCAGTTCGATTCGGGCGACGTGCCCACGATGGAGCTCCCGACGCGAACGAAAACCAACATCGAGTACGACGAGGACGAGCGCGTCTGGGTCTACGGCGATCGAACCTCGACCCGCAGTGCGAAGACCGTCAGCGGCGCCCAGAAGCTCCTGAAGGTGATCTACACGATCGACTTCCTGGCCGATCAGCTGGATCAGGACCGATCCTCGACCCTGCGTGAGTTGTACTATCTCAGCGAGTCGTGGGAGCTGGATCCCGCGCAGTTCACCTCCCAGGACGAGTCCAACCAGTTGATCGAGGACCTGGAGATCGTCTCGGACGTCCGTCGCGAGGAGTTCCACATGCGCCCCGAGGAATCGGGCGCGAAGGTGATGGGGCCGTTGCGGCTTCGCGAGCAGACCAACCGTGGGGATCGGGAGATCCACTGCCAGCACGACGTCGGCCAGGGTGGCTATCAGATCCCGAACGATCCCGACACGATCGAGTTTCTCGACAACGACGCCGCGTTCGTGCTGTGTGTGGAGACCGGCGGTATGCGCGATCGGCTGGTCGAGAACGGGTTCGACGACGAGTATGATGCCCTGGTCGTCCACCTCGGCGGTCAGCCCGCGCGGGCGACCCGTCGGCTGACCAAACGGTTGCACGACGAACTCGGCCTCGAAGTCGTGGTCTTCACTGACGGTGACCCCTGGTCGTATCGGATCTACGGGTCGGTCGCGTACGGCTCGATCAAGTCCGCGCACCTCTCGAAACACCTCGCGACGCCCGACGCGCAGTTCGTCGGCGTCCAGCCCGAGGACATCGTCGAGTACGACCTGCCGACCGACCCGCTGGCGGATTCCGATATCAACGCGCTCCAGTCGGAACTCGACGATCCGCGCTTCCAGAGCGACTACTGGGAAGAGCAGATCGAACTCCAGCTGGAGATCGACAAGAAGTCCGAACAGCAGGCGCTCGCCTCCTATGGCCTGGATTTCGTGACCGACACGTACCTGCCCGAGCGGCTCTCCGCAATGGGCGTGGTCTGA
- a CDS encoding CRISPR-associated endonuclease Cas3'' produces the protein MTIEKYISHPGDEQGTDSVLLTDHLRAVRHIMQSELPTDATTSQGGKFCTLANVVGLTHDIAKATTWAQQHLRDIPLDCTEEYRYHGFPSALVTLYCAETYDTVERRDAGLAALVVAHHHKRSAPPDPTHSKQTYTSNKQSVRNRYEVVNYQLQNIRQHPGAEAVANEILEEAVAPGYSTSWDDFLDWVDPEHVMDTLAVALASRSRGSQYYDDLVRLWSTLKYADQLAASLGADLTAHLEETDSTSKSVWSILQDSGRNSMRSSAEASNMATETLEDFIEDELPEESGIKGQLNGLRNQARNQAINNAKTLIEMDDSVGLVTLPTGFGKTFTGLAAGLTACELTDSNLVYVLPYTSILDQTASEIERIFDVDVTDPSFTLHHHLSRTLSDLGEKYTDADIGRSVGVLHAESWRSKLTLTTTVQLFESLAAPTGRQATKIPALQDAVIVLDEPQAIPERWWKIVTDLIEMLATEYNATVILMTATQPRLIEYGTSKLESTTLVGDSGDYVDFLKENPRVEYVIDESIGGDTRPIDYRTAADRLVASAASRGDPLAICNTRASAQELYTQTDDVLSVSGNRSAVAVGEVLNCYIKRRGRSPSVDELRKLVIDEKTKSGSESVPILAYLSGDIRPDDRQLIIDILYDENTETEPLLASDHSVVLISTSVVEAGVDISFDKVYRDIAPIPNIVQSGGRCNRSFDGSMGRVTVWALEAPDDRDQLPSHVIHGSRGTENLPLLHATEAVLTGEDLRTIPEGKMVGAIVEKFYRHINTQYDPGSDSLADYVHNCHMNDLAEEHMIEEIDDYEDIIVCSTAAERRAGAMGESTAIAKEPLLERSGTHVSARPPAQSTTIDIGNSEYYLVDARSEQYDPVFGLA, from the coding sequence ATGACCATTGAAAAGTACATTTCCCACCCCGGTGACGAACAGGGGACAGACTCGGTACTCCTCACAGATCACCTGCGTGCAGTCCGTCACATTATGCAGTCTGAACTCCCAACAGATGCGACGACCTCGCAAGGGGGAAAATTTTGCACGTTGGCGAATGTCGTTGGCTTAACCCACGACATTGCGAAGGCGACCACTTGGGCGCAGCAACACCTCCGTGATATACCGCTTGACTGCACAGAAGAGTATCGATACCACGGGTTCCCCAGCGCCTTGGTTACGCTCTACTGTGCAGAAACGTACGATACGGTAGAAAGACGAGACGCTGGTCTCGCTGCGCTGGTAGTTGCTCACCATCACAAGCGTTCGGCACCACCAGATCCGACCCACAGTAAGCAGACCTATACGTCGAACAAACAGAGTGTCCGAAACCGGTACGAGGTCGTCAATTACCAACTTCAAAATATACGCCAGCACCCCGGTGCTGAAGCAGTCGCGAACGAAATTCTTGAGGAAGCAGTCGCGCCGGGGTATTCCACATCGTGGGATGATTTTCTCGACTGGGTTGATCCTGAGCATGTGATGGATACACTCGCAGTGGCACTCGCCTCGCGAAGTCGAGGAAGTCAGTATTACGACGATCTGGTTCGGCTCTGGTCAACCCTGAAGTACGCGGACCAGCTGGCTGCGAGTCTCGGGGCGGACCTCACTGCTCACCTTGAGGAGACGGACTCAACGTCGAAATCGGTCTGGTCGATACTACAAGATTCTGGACGTAATTCTATGCGATCCTCAGCGGAAGCTTCGAACATGGCTACCGAGACCCTCGAAGACTTCATCGAAGACGAGTTGCCCGAGGAATCCGGCATCAAGGGACAACTCAACGGACTTCGGAACCAGGCTCGGAACCAGGCAATAAACAACGCCAAGACGTTGATCGAGATGGACGATTCCGTTGGGCTTGTCACGCTACCGACGGGGTTCGGGAAGACGTTCACTGGACTTGCCGCAGGCCTCACCGCGTGCGAATTGACCGATAGTAACCTTGTCTACGTCCTCCCATACACAAGTATTCTGGACCAGACGGCTTCGGAGATCGAGCGGATATTCGATGTCGATGTGACTGATCCATCTTTCACGCTTCACCATCACCTTTCGAGGACGCTCAGCGACCTCGGGGAGAAGTACACTGATGCCGATATCGGTCGGTCCGTTGGGGTGTTACACGCCGAATCCTGGCGGAGCAAGCTCACGCTCACGACAACCGTACAGCTCTTCGAGTCACTCGCCGCACCAACCGGACGGCAGGCAACGAAAATTCCTGCGCTGCAGGATGCAGTTATTGTTCTCGATGAGCCACAAGCGATTCCAGAACGGTGGTGGAAAATCGTCACCGACTTGATTGAGATGCTTGCGACTGAATATAATGCGACTGTGATTCTGATGACGGCGACCCAGCCGCGACTAATCGAGTATGGAACGAGCAAGCTGGAATCGACAACGCTCGTGGGCGATAGCGGAGACTACGTCGACTTTCTCAAGGAGAATCCCCGTGTCGAATACGTCATCGACGAGAGCATTGGCGGCGATACTCGACCGATTGATTACAGAACTGCGGCAGATCGACTAGTGGCTTCGGCCGCTTCTCGTGGCGACCCACTCGCCATTTGTAATACCAGGGCCAGTGCTCAAGAGCTGTATACTCAAACAGATGATGTTCTTTCGGTGTCTGGAAACCGATCAGCAGTTGCGGTTGGCGAAGTGCTGAATTGCTATATAAAGCGAAGGGGGCGTTCACCGAGTGTCGATGAGTTGCGGAAACTCGTGATCGATGAAAAGACGAAGTCAGGGTCGGAGTCGGTCCCAATTCTGGCGTATCTCTCGGGAGATATTCGCCCCGATGACCGTCAGTTAATCATCGATATACTTTATGACGAGAACACGGAGACTGAGCCGCTATTGGCTTCGGATCACAGCGTCGTCTTGATTTCGACGAGCGTCGTCGAGGCGGGCGTCGACATCAGCTTTGACAAAGTGTATCGGGATATCGCACCGATTCCGAATATTGTCCAATCTGGTGGGCGATGCAATCGATCGTTTGATGGCTCGATGGGTCGGGTAACTGTCTGGGCGCTCGAAGCGCCAGACGATCGTGACCAACTTCCTTCGCACGTGATCCACGGATCGCGTGGAACCGAGAACCTTCCATTGTTGCATGCTACCGAGGCAGTTCTCACGGGAGAGGATTTGCGAACGATACCGGAGGGCAAGATGGTTGGTGCGATCGTGGAAAAGTTTTATCGACACATCAATACGCAGTACGACCCGGGATCGGATTCACTCGCCGACTACGTCCACAACTGTCATATGAACGATCTAGCCGAGGAACATATGATCGAAGAGATCGACGACTACGAAGACATAATTGTCTGCTCGACTGCCGCTGAGCGCCGCGCCGGTGCTATGGGTGAGTCGACAGCAATCGCGAAGGAGCCGCTACTTGAACGCTCCGGTACCCACGTATCAGCTCGCCCACCAGCGCAATCGACAACAATCGACATCGGGAACTCAGAGTACTATCTAGTCGATGCCCGCTCGGAGCAGTACGATCCAGTATTCGGACTTGCGTAG
- the cas2 gene encoding CRISPR-associated endonuclease Cas2: MPYVVVVYDVEADRTRIMLKFLRQYLVHVQNSVLEGQVTEGDLEAIRAGIDDRLEDGESTIIYHVGSEKLLDRTVFGDDPAEDDQFL, translated from the coding sequence GTGCCGTACGTGGTCGTGGTCTACGACGTCGAGGCCGACCGGACACGGATCATGCTCAAGTTCCTGCGTCAGTATCTGGTCCACGTGCAGAACTCGGTGCTGGAGGGGCAGGTCACCGAGGGTGATCTCGAAGCGATCCGTGCGGGAATCGACGACCGACTGGAGGATGGCGAATCGACGATCATCTACCACGTCGGCAGCGAGAAACTCCTCGATCGGACCGTCTTCGGGGACGATCCCGCCGAGGACGATCAGTTTCTTTAG
- the cas5b gene encoding type I-B CRISPR-associated protein Cas5b, whose translation MTQTQIKAFDNKRSEFRPENCIGFTVTSGFAHFKKVGNNSAKPTYRIPPRTTLAGLLAGILGYDRDSYYDLFQPENSAVSVVPLNNPHTVSISNTTVNTKADEAIKYIPPNVHYTKGVEALTPESYVELDRQRDPYEMLVDPVYRVYVSLADRDVESELFDRLAESRYHYSPSLGLSECLAKIDDVERHSLTETSGERIEIDSTVCEFDESTVVPEPEVTVRRERSPLYMEATEGGGRRTTAFGNVTYTVERDRKITVKDRPAYDTGRHIVSFS comes from the coding sequence ATGACGCAGACGCAGATCAAGGCCTTCGACAACAAACGGTCTGAGTTTCGGCCCGAGAACTGCATCGGGTTCACAGTTACTTCTGGGTTTGCTCATTTCAAGAAGGTCGGCAACAATAGCGCGAAACCGACGTATCGCATTCCTCCCCGGACAACGCTTGCCGGGTTGCTGGCAGGCATATTGGGATACGACCGTGATTCCTATTATGACCTCTTCCAGCCCGAAAACTCTGCTGTATCGGTTGTTCCGCTCAATAATCCACATACTGTGTCGATCTCGAACACGACGGTCAACACGAAAGCCGATGAGGCGATAAAATATATCCCTCCGAATGTTCACTACACGAAAGGCGTCGAAGCGCTGACGCCCGAATCCTACGTCGAACTCGACCGACAGCGCGATCCGTACGAGATGCTCGTCGATCCAGTGTATCGCGTCTATGTGTCATTGGCCGATAGAGATGTCGAGTCAGAACTCTTCGACCGACTCGCGGAGTCACGCTATCACTACTCGCCGTCGCTTGGACTCTCGGAGTGTCTCGCAAAGATCGATGATGTTGAGCGCCACTCGCTGACGGAAACGAGTGGCGAGAGAATCGAGATCGATTCGACAGTCTGTGAGTTTGACGAGTCGACAGTCGTGCCTGAGCCGGAGGTGACGGTTCGCCGGGAACGCTCCCCACTCTACATGGAAGCGACCGAAGGTGGAGGTCGACGCACCACTGCATTCGGGAACGTGACGTACACCGTTGAACGAGACCGAAAAATTACTGTGAAGGATCGGCCCGCGTACGATACTGGACGCCATATTGTGAGCTTCAGTTAA
- a CDS encoding alpha/beta fold hydrolase yields the protein MSSGDDRFVDVAGVKTRYRTCGDGPPVVLVHGFGGFLESWSAVAPRLADQFEVYALDLPGHGESDTAQDYSLPSLADVLVTFLDAVGIERAHLVGLSFGASVVTAAAGRSDRVDRVALVAPAFVDGTVPLQFRLPLVPLIGRRLFAASLPSDRAGVERMARQVIHQPEHRTDAWIERTLDMVTRPGRLDALYAVLDANLTLWGRRSEAFAPVEAYLSTAEEPMLIFHGREDQVIPVAAARSLDATVECSEVVLVDDCGHEVPHERSADLAARLVAFLEGD from the coding sequence ATGTCGTCCGGGGACGACCGATTCGTCGACGTAGCGGGTGTGAAGACGCGCTATCGCACGTGCGGCGACGGCCCGCCCGTCGTCCTCGTGCACGGGTTCGGCGGGTTTCTCGAAAGCTGGAGCGCGGTCGCGCCACGGCTGGCCGATCAGTTCGAGGTGTACGCCCTCGACCTTCCGGGGCACGGCGAGAGCGACACCGCCCAGGACTACAGCCTCCCGTCGCTCGCGGACGTTCTAGTGACGTTCCTCGACGCAGTCGGCATCGAGCGCGCCCATCTGGTCGGGCTCTCCTTTGGGGCGTCGGTCGTGACCGCCGCGGCCGGGCGCTCGGACCGCGTCGATCGCGTCGCCCTCGTCGCGCCGGCGTTCGTCGACGGGACGGTCCCGCTGCAGTTTCGGCTGCCACTCGTCCCGCTGATCGGGCGGCGGTTGTTCGCGGCCAGCCTTCCGAGCGATCGAGCGGGCGTCGAACGGATGGCCCGACAGGTCATCCACCAGCCCGAGCATCGCACCGACGCGTGGATCGAGCGGACCCTCGACATGGTGACCCGACCAGGCCGGCTGGACGCGCTCTACGCGGTGCTCGACGCGAACCTGACGCTCTGGGGGCGCCGCTCGGAGGCGTTCGCCCCGGTGGAGGCGTATCTGTCCACGGCGGAGGAGCCGATGTTGATCTTCCACGGACGCGAGGACCAGGTGATCCCGGTCGCCGCGGCACGATCGCTCGACGCGACGGTCGAGTGCAGTGAGGTGGTGCTGGTCGACGACTGCGGGCACGAGGTTCCTCACGAACGGTCCGCGGACCTGGCTGCGAGGCTCGTCGCGTTTCTTGAGGGCGACTGA
- a CDS encoding TM1802 family CRISPR-associated protein — protein sequence MARNVFETETHQDRLEEILLDRSYSSIYDITDLYGRLHSTYLSLKYEGVGVDQKYIEQRLTPEARPDYFEQGIGMVSVPVNISENTVSFGTAGDVVAAEADYDMDSIDPTAPLYAEPVDRKKLLRVGYSRQDSRASGHNMSLAHDITDKSPAKCAGYIRDLFTQWLQSDMASEVAEEHPDGDLINRLASLESEDLSKLEESVKAEFENRFPSGFTGVLSLRILTENGDRFKYPGEFEVLNEVTKRRWVANQMRSYSEAKDSSGTATDFVTGEQGEVFGVSDSPLERHQGKMAESFPDLSPDESWRNRPLSSETAFAIISGSSVVKEFVHLLRDDTRLYVIPYLSNPNPGEAVALYDLARKAMDDDGQIVSVISDELTDRSSRLYDSGVQLYYSVVYEPGRKSKILIEEPSVSVQKMRSIAEAHTELLGSALLVSQPNRLPLFPSPPYGRTNSQTDGDEYDGSEYLMSSMSDAVFSGLLSGGYFASTFFDRKADADDDNYGANDPWTTATRQCLGPDTRLNPEWLMDQYVPRLENEQRSSFGEDDLPVPDSLLTRQYVQYQALARAGVLGISGQEPGDAPPLTQPVQIDTMTDDSNPARQMAEEQSFENREQRLNKFIEAHPALDKNEERQGAFLLGALVGRLAAYQTSPKKDLSRTVMRQHPINSLTLQRFSTTLNQVLDKNAVYSEEDENVNSIMNTRYVERLNDIVHSKPPTEWDLSISDLRMHYGLGLSYGRSDTSIGTYNDDESNSE from the coding sequence ATGGCGAGAAACGTTTTCGAGACTGAAACACATCAAGACCGGCTTGAGGAAATCCTACTGGATCGATCGTACTCCTCAATATATGATATCACGGACCTGTACGGTCGACTTCACAGCACGTATCTCTCCCTGAAATACGAAGGCGTCGGTGTCGACCAGAAATATATTGAGCAACGATTGACGCCTGAAGCCAGACCCGATTACTTTGAGCAGGGGATCGGGATGGTCAGTGTTCCAGTCAACATTTCGGAGAACACTGTCAGCTTTGGTACCGCTGGTGACGTAGTGGCAGCCGAAGCCGATTATGACATGGATAGTATCGATCCCACTGCGCCGCTCTACGCCGAGCCCGTTGATCGGAAGAAACTCTTGCGTGTCGGGTACAGTCGTCAGGATAGTCGGGCAAGCGGGCACAATATGTCTCTCGCACATGATATCACGGACAAATCGCCAGCGAAGTGTGCAGGGTACATTAGGGATCTATTCACTCAGTGGTTGCAGTCAGACATGGCGAGTGAGGTAGCAGAAGAACATCCAGACGGTGACCTCATCAACCGCCTTGCATCGTTGGAGTCAGAAGATCTCTCGAAGTTAGAAGAATCTGTCAAAGCAGAGTTCGAGAATCGGTTCCCCAGCGGGTTTACCGGTGTTCTTTCACTTCGAATTTTAACCGAGAACGGAGATCGGTTCAAGTATCCGGGCGAGTTTGAAGTCTTGAACGAGGTCACAAAACGTCGCTGGGTTGCCAATCAGATGCGGAGCTACTCTGAAGCAAAAGACAGCTCAGGAACAGCGACGGACTTTGTTACGGGAGAACAGGGCGAAGTGTTCGGTGTCAGTGACTCCCCGCTTGAGCGACACCAGGGGAAGATGGCTGAGTCCTTTCCCGACCTTTCACCGGACGAAAGTTGGCGAAACAGACCGCTAAGCAGTGAGACTGCCTTTGCCATCATCAGTGGATCGTCCGTCGTCAAAGAGTTCGTCCATCTCCTCCGAGACGATACACGTCTCTATGTCATCCCGTACCTATCGAACCCGAATCCTGGGGAAGCAGTCGCACTGTACGACCTGGCTCGCAAGGCAATGGACGACGATGGCCAGATCGTCTCGGTGATCAGTGACGAATTGACTGACCGAAGTAGTCGGTTGTACGATTCCGGCGTTCAATTGTACTACTCGGTCGTCTATGAACCTGGTCGGAAATCGAAAATCCTGATCGAGGAACCGAGCGTTTCGGTCCAGAAAATGCGTTCGATCGCCGAGGCGCACACCGAACTCCTCGGTAGTGCATTGCTGGTTAGCCAGCCAAACAGACTGCCGCTGTTCCCGAGTCCACCATATGGCCGAACAAATAGTCAAACGGACGGCGACGAATATGACGGAAGTGAGTATCTCATGTCGTCGATGTCCGATGCTGTGTTTAGTGGGTTATTGAGTGGCGGGTACTTCGCGAGTACGTTCTTCGATCGAAAAGCCGACGCAGATGACGACAACTACGGTGCCAACGATCCGTGGACGACCGCTACCCGACAGTGCCTGGGGCCAGATACCAGGCTCAACCCGGAGTGGCTCATGGACCAATACGTGCCACGCCTCGAGAATGAACAACGCAGTTCTTTCGGTGAGGACGATCTCCCGGTGCCAGACTCATTGTTGACTCGCCAGTACGTTCAATATCAGGCATTAGCACGCGCTGGCGTTCTCGGTATATCGGGTCAGGAGCCCGGTGACGCGCCACCCCTCACGCAACCCGTTCAAATCGATACTATGACAGACGACAGTAATCCAGCACGGCAGATGGCCGAGGAACAATCGTTCGAGAACCGCGAACAGCGCCTCAATAAGTTCATCGAGGCACATCCTGCCCTCGACAAGAACGAAGAACGGCAGGGTGCGTTCCTTCTGGGGGCGCTGGTCGGACGTCTCGCAGCCTACCAAACGAGTCCAAAGAAGGACCTCTCGCGGACCGTAATGCGGCAGCATCCGATCAACTCGCTCACACTGCAGCGGTTTTCGACGACACTCAATCAGGTTCTTGACAAGAATGCGGTATACTCCGAGGAAGACGAGAACGTGAACTCGATCATGAACACTCGCTACGTGGAACGGCTGAACGATATCGTTCACTCAAAGCCACCCACCGAGTGGGACCTGAGTATCTCAGACCTGCGGATGCACTATGGCCTCGGCCTCTCGTACGGTCGAAGCGACACGTCGATCGGTACGTACAATGACGACGAAAGCAATAGCGAATAA
- a CDS encoding redoxin domain-containing protein, whose protein sequence is MELPFDVVDLDPADPPEVGDPAPEFTRPLVGREYWEDTALSALTAAGPVLLVFMPMPGSFPATYICSAIADRGWTDAIQVVGVSIGTPYATADLLDDHDLDARIYSDPANDVAAEYGLAHDLDGMTGLSEPRPATVLLDESGVVRHTWVATEWPEFPDYDTIEAALDDLDAEA, encoded by the coding sequence ATGGAGCTCCCCTTCGACGTCGTCGATCTGGATCCCGCCGATCCGCCCGAAGTGGGCGATCCCGCGCCCGAGTTCACCCGCCCGCTGGTCGGCCGGGAGTACTGGGAGGACACCGCGCTGTCCGCACTCACCGCCGCGGGGCCCGTCCTCCTGGTGTTCATGCCGATGCCCGGATCGTTCCCCGCGACCTATATCTGCTCGGCAATCGCCGACCGGGGCTGGACCGACGCGATCCAGGTCGTCGGCGTCTCGATCGGGACGCCTTACGCCACGGCGGACCTGCTGGACGACCACGACCTCGACGCACGGATCTACAGCGACCCCGCGAACGACGTCGCCGCAGAGTACGGTCTGGCCCACGACCTCGACGGCATGACGGGACTCAGCGAGCCACGGCCGGCGACCGTCCTCCTCGACGAGAGCGGCGTCGTCAGACACACCTGGGTCGCGACCGAGTGGCCCGAGTTCCCCGATTACGACACCATCGAGGCTGCGCTGGACGATCTGGATGCCGAGGCCTGA
- a CDS encoding DUF7559 family protein translates to MPHTMELACEAEDCELDMVELHYTYQMPDDVGVADFQCPYCGQTDSLREIEL, encoded by the coding sequence ATGCCACACACGATGGAACTCGCCTGCGAGGCCGAGGACTGTGAGCTCGACATGGTCGAGTTGCACTATACGTATCAAATGCCCGACGACGTGGGAGTCGCGGACTTCCAGTGCCCCTATTGTGGGCAGACCGACTCGTTGCGCGAGATCGAACTCTGA
- the cas7b gene encoding type I-B CRISPR-associated protein Cas7/Csh2 gives MTDNTTEDDFVENRSEIALVLDAKDTNPNGDPLTADNEPRIDPNTGQCIVTDVRLKRYLRDQIEDDGDAILIKNPDDGVYTRERMYEALYEELDGDPADLDDDEIVEGFLGAATDVRYFGATISVDTDLAERLPDQFQGPVQFGHGRSYHEVDRNTESKELATVIGNNEDDEQGTFATDHRIEYGVIGFGGRINENGADATHLTKADVARLDTLIWRSLKNQTMTRSKVGQQPRLYLRVEYGPDAFEIGRINDLIGVEPETTVSEMRSVTDYQLDVHQLIAALDEHSERIDTVYLTADTAVEFKFSDQNSGDRDDFSEVLTQKIGEDAVEMYDVYERYTNE, from the coding sequence ATGACTGACAACACGACGGAAGACGACTTTGTCGAGAACCGTTCGGAGATCGCTCTCGTTCTCGACGCCAAGGACACCAACCCGAATGGTGACCCACTAACAGCCGATAATGAGCCACGAATCGACCCAAATACGGGCCAGTGTATCGTGACCGATGTCCGGCTCAAGCGCTATCTGAGAGACCAGATCGAAGACGACGGTGACGCAATACTGATCAAGAACCCTGACGACGGCGTCTATACCAGGGAGAGGATGTACGAGGCGCTGTACGAGGAACTCGACGGAGATCCTGCAGATCTGGATGACGACGAGATCGTCGAAGGATTCCTCGGTGCTGCGACTGACGTTCGGTACTTCGGCGCGACCATTTCGGTCGACACTGATCTCGCCGAGCGACTGCCGGATCAATTCCAAGGCCCGGTACAGTTTGGCCACGGCCGGAGCTATCACGAAGTCGACCGGAATACCGAATCCAAGGAGCTAGCAACCGTTATCGGGAATAACGAGGACGACGAGCAAGGGACGTTCGCAACTGATCATCGTATCGAGTACGGTGTCATCGGATTTGGCGGTCGGATCAACGAGAACGGTGCGGATGCGACCCACCTTACGAAAGCGGATGTGGCACGATTGGATACGCTCATCTGGCGGTCACTGAAAAACCAGACGATGACCCGTTCGAAGGTCGGACAGCAGCCCCGGCTCTACCTCCGGGTCGAATACGGTCCCGACGCGTTCGAAATCGGGAGAATCAATGATCTCATCGGCGTGGAACCGGAAACAACAGTCTCGGAGATGAGAAGCGTCACCGATTATCAGCTTGACGTTCACCAGCTGATTGCGGCGCTTGACGAGCATAGCGAGCGGATCGATACCGTGTACCTGACTGCGGATACTGCCGTCGAGTTCAAATTCTCGGATCAAAACTCCGGCGACCGTGACGATTTCAGTGAGGTTCTTACCCAGAAAATTGGAGAAGATGCGGTCGAAATGTATGATGTCTACGAGCGATACACGAATGAGTGA
- a CDS encoding glutathione S-transferase N-terminal domain-containing protein → MDRGDADPITLYRLQACPFCERVVRTLDEHDLPYRSRFVRPLHSKRNAVKRLVGTRTVPAIVDPATGVTMAESDAIVTYIEQTYGAEVSA, encoded by the coding sequence ATGGATCGTGGCGACGCCGACCCGATCACGCTGTATCGCCTCCAGGCGTGTCCGTTCTGCGAGCGCGTCGTTCGCACGCTCGACGAGCACGACCTCCCCTATCGATCGCGGTTCGTCCGCCCGCTGCACTCCAAGCGCAACGCCGTCAAGCGCCTGGTCGGCACGCGGACGGTCCCCGCCATCGTCGACCCCGCGACGGGCGTCACGATGGCCGAGAGCGACGCGATCGTCACCTACATCGAGCAGACCTACGGTGCGGAGGTGTCGGCCTGA